The Desulfonatronovibrio magnus genome has a segment encoding these proteins:
- a CDS encoding PAS domain-containing protein translates to MSGPSKNKDEPAQTVFSDPHDILMNVPIGTITTTPDGRLLSTNPATARMYGYESPNELIESVSGITTQLYADSSDREELMRLLN, encoded by the coding sequence ATGTCCGGACCATCCAAAAATAAAGATGAGCCTGCCCAAACCGTCTTTTCTGACCCTCACGACATCCTGATGAACGTCCCTATAGGTACCATCACCACCACTCCCGACGGCCGGCTTCTGTCAACAAACCCTGCCACGGCCAGGATGTACGGGTATGAATCACCAAATGAGCTGATTGAGTCTGTAAGTGGCATTACCACTCAGTTGTATGCTGACTCCTCTGACAGAGAAGAGCTCATGCGCCTTCTGAATTAA
- the cooS gene encoding anaerobic carbon-monoxide dehydrogenase catalytic subunit, which yields MAKDKRTIDDLTIWDDAKMMIRKAQKDGVETVWDRLEQQEPHCPFCEKGLTCKKCVMGPCRISSKKPRGVCGADADLTVARNFGRFVAAGAASHSDHGRDLVETLHAIGRGQTSDYEVRDQAKLKRIAQEIGVEAADKSIQELALAVAESMIQDFGFQHNHLGFLSRVPQKRKDLWKKLGITPRGIDRDIVEMMHRTHMGVDSDAVSLCLNSARLCLGDGWGGSMIGTEVSDIIFGTPTPRAGKVNLGVLKTDQINILVHGHSPIVSEMLLSAVNDPEIKKEVQAAGAGGINVAGLCCTGNEVLMRQGIPMAGNHLMTELAIITGAVELILVDYQCIMPSLVQVADCYHTRFVSTSDKARFTGAEHVEFNYTNARSQALKLVRMAIENYGRRNQARVDIPQGSVELMTGFSNEAILGALGGTPGPLIEAIKAGQVRGAVGIVGCNNPKLKHDYVHTTLAEELIKKDILVLVTGCATVAMGKAGLMMPASADKAGQGLKAVCQSLSIPPVLHVGSCVDNSRILHLCSVLANALGVDISDLPVAASAPEWYSEKAAAIGLYAVASGVYTHLGLPPNITGSETVTNLALGGLEELVGACFAVEPDPFKAAQLIDARISVKRKALGLGD from the coding sequence ATGGCCAAAGACAAAAGAACCATCGATGACCTGACCATTTGGGACGATGCCAAAATGATGATCCGTAAGGCTCAAAAGGATGGGGTCGAAACCGTCTGGGACCGTCTGGAACAGCAGGAACCCCATTGTCCTTTTTGTGAGAAGGGACTGACCTGCAAGAAATGCGTCATGGGACCATGTCGAATCAGCAGTAAAAAGCCGCGAGGAGTCTGCGGAGCTGATGCTGATTTGACCGTGGCCAGAAATTTCGGCCGCTTTGTGGCTGCAGGTGCTGCCTCACATTCGGATCATGGTCGGGACCTGGTGGAGACTCTGCACGCCATTGGCAGAGGACAGACCAGTGATTACGAGGTGCGTGACCAGGCCAAGCTCAAACGCATTGCCCAGGAGATCGGGGTAGAGGCTGCGGACAAGAGTATACAGGAACTGGCCCTGGCCGTGGCCGAGTCCATGATCCAGGACTTTGGCTTTCAACACAATCACCTGGGCTTTCTGTCCCGAGTTCCCCAAAAAAGAAAAGACCTCTGGAAAAAACTTGGCATTACTCCCAGGGGCATTGATCGTGATATTGTGGAAATGATGCACCGCACCCACATGGGTGTGGATTCCGATGCCGTCAGCCTGTGTCTGAACTCGGCCCGATTATGTCTGGGCGATGGCTGGGGTGGTTCCATGATTGGCACGGAAGTTTCGGACATCATTTTTGGAACACCCACTCCAAGGGCAGGCAAAGTCAACCTGGGCGTGCTCAAGACCGACCAGATAAACATCCTCGTCCACGGCCATTCGCCCATTGTCTCGGAAATGCTTTTGAGCGCGGTCAATGACCCGGAGATAAAAAAAGAGGTGCAAGCGGCCGGAGCCGGGGGCATCAATGTGGCAGGGCTCTGCTGTACAGGCAATGAGGTGCTCATGCGCCAGGGAATTCCCATGGCCGGCAACCATTTGATGACCGAACTGGCAATCATCACCGGAGCAGTAGAGCTAATCCTGGTGGATTACCAGTGCATCATGCCCAGCCTGGTCCAGGTGGCTGACTGTTACCATACCAGATTTGTGTCCACATCGGACAAGGCCAGGTTTACCGGAGCCGAGCACGTGGAGTTCAACTATACCAACGCCAGGAGCCAAGCCCTTAAGCTGGTGCGCATGGCCATCGAGAACTATGGTCGACGCAATCAGGCCAGGGTGGACATTCCCCAGGGATCGGTAGAACTTATGACAGGCTTTTCCAATGAAGCGATTCTGGGCGCATTGGGCGGCACGCCCGGACCGCTCATCGAGGCCATCAAGGCCGGACAGGTGCGCGGCGCTGTTGGCATTGTTGGTTGCAATAATCCCAAGCTGAAGCATGACTATGTACATACTACTCTGGCCGAAGAGCTGATCAAAAAGGATATCCTGGTTCTGGTTACTGGCTGCGCCACGGTAGCCATGGGCAAGGCCGGCCTGATGATGCCTGCTTCCGCGGATAAGGCCGGACAGGGGCTTAAGGCTGTGTGTCAGTCTCTAAGCATCCCACCAGTACTGCATGTAGGTTCCTGTGTGGACAACTCGCGTATTCTGCATCTTTGCTCTGTACTGGCTAACGCCCTGGGTGTAGACATCTCAGACTTGCCCGTGGCTGCCAGCGCCCCGGAATGGTACTCTGAAAAAGCCGCTGCCATCGGTCTTTACGCAGTGGCTTCCGGAGTCTACACCCATCTTGGTCTGCCGCCAAATATTACCGGATCCGAGACTGTTACCAATCTGGCCCTGGGCGGACTGGAGGAATTGGTTGGGGCGTGCTTTGCAGTCGAACCAGATCCATTTAAAGCGGCTCAGCTCATCGATGCCCGCATCAGTGTCAAACGCAAAGCTCTGGGGCTTGGAGACTAA
- a CDS encoding ArsA-related P-loop ATPase, whose translation MKLAFAGKGGVGKTTISAWLGDYLARKGHDVWMVDADTALSLGQACGLPADDLPEPLVRRKDLIRERIGTGMINLNPEVGDLPAELAVDLPLGSEGQSGVRPGRKRLLVMGTVSATGGGCACEANTLLKALLRHLVVETGGWVLVDLEAGVEHLGRGTVAHVDGMVVISEPSMRGLQAAACIGSLANDLKLVRQVLVLNRFLNEESIPKLEGLPELAAAIPPLPGLVDRQLHSASVLGLPEQTQIDGLLKRLLLCLPA comes from the coding sequence ATGAAACTGGCATTTGCCGGCAAAGGCGGGGTGGGCAAGACAACCATCAGCGCCTGGCTTGGTGACTATCTGGCCAGAAAGGGCCATGATGTCTGGATGGTTGATGCCGACACTGCATTGTCCCTTGGTCAGGCCTGCGGGCTCCCGGCAGATGACCTGCCCGAACCCCTGGTGAGGCGCAAGGACCTCATCCGTGAGCGTATTGGTACGGGCATGATAAATTTGAACCCCGAGGTGGGTGATCTGCCCGCTGAACTGGCGGTTGATCTACCCCTGGGGAGTGAAGGGCAGTCCGGAGTCCGACCGGGCCGCAAGCGATTGCTGGTAATGGGCACGGTGTCGGCCACCGGAGGCGGCTGTGCCTGCGAGGCAAATACACTTTTAAAGGCTCTCTTACGCCATCTGGTTGTTGAGACCGGGGGATGGGTCCTGGTTGATCTGGAGGCCGGGGTGGAACATCTTGGCCGGGGTACGGTTGCCCATGTGGACGGCATGGTGGTGATCAGCGAACCGAGTATGCGCGGTTTGCAGGCCGCGGCCTGTATTGGAAGTCTGGCCAATGATCTTAAACTTGTCCGTCAAGTCCTGGTTCTGAACCGCTTCCTTAATGAAGAATCCATACCAAAGCTGGAGGGTTTGCCGGAATTGGCAGCAGCGATTCCTCCCTTGCCTGGACTCGTTGACAGACAGCTCCATTCGGCCTCGGTCCTGGGCCTGCCCGAACAGACACAGATAGATGGATTGCTCAAAAGGCTGCTGCTCTGTTTGCCAGCATAG
- a CDS encoding M23 family metallopeptidase: MNYYVPSYKNNSRICLKRKKSKKHLWIISILSILALSYMLMGFSSKSQETETVAELQPGAEVPTESHQSTDSEKSNQTPRPDAVSQHVATQQPSSDDDTSDSAKDTLSQERDTQSVAASSPSIQEKIVSISSGDTLMGLLTAQGLPRAEAHTIISTLQDVFNPRRIRQGQEITLAFETMDQYDPMFQSMNLKLGVTKEVQVERCPENGFVAQEIVRELQTRPVRADAEINSSLYNAAVSAGMPVEVLMQMIRAYSFDVDFQRDIRHGDSFEVLFNEQLDEDGNFIRGGDVLYANLNTRGRTLPIYRYETSDGEVDFFNSKGESVRKTLMVTPIDGARLSSGYGMRRHPILGYSRMHQGLDFAAPTGTPIMAAGDGVVEFAGRRGNYGNLIRLRHPNEYQTLYAHLSRFASGIRQGARVTQGQIIGYVGTTGLSTGPHLHYEVHHRGSHVNPATVDTPPGRTLEGQELEKFLAAKENIQTLFASLEKRDKLARVNQDALSSR, from the coding sequence ATGAATTATTATGTTCCTTCTTACAAAAACAATTCCCGTATTTGTCTTAAAAGAAAAAAATCCAAAAAACATCTGTGGATCATATCTATTCTTTCTATCTTAGCACTATCGTATATGCTCATGGGCTTCAGTTCAAAATCACAAGAAACTGAAACCGTAGCAGAGCTTCAACCAGGTGCAGAAGTCCCAACAGAATCACATCAAAGCACAGATAGTGAAAAAAGCAATCAAACCCCTCGTCCTGATGCTGTTTCTCAACATGTTGCAACGCAGCAACCCAGTTCAGATGATGACACCTCGGACAGTGCTAAAGACACGTTAAGTCAGGAAAGAGACACTCAGTCCGTTGCCGCTTCATCACCTTCCATTCAGGAAAAGATAGTCTCCATATCATCAGGCGACACATTGATGGGGCTTTTAACTGCACAGGGACTGCCAAGAGCAGAAGCCCATACAATAATCTCCACCCTGCAGGATGTTTTTAATCCAAGAAGAATCAGACAGGGACAGGAGATCACTCTTGCATTTGAAACTATGGATCAATACGACCCCATGTTTCAAAGTATGAACCTCAAGCTTGGAGTCACAAAAGAAGTTCAGGTAGAACGCTGCCCAGAAAACGGCTTTGTTGCCCAGGAAATAGTTCGAGAACTGCAAACAAGGCCAGTCAGAGCTGATGCTGAAATCAACTCCAGCCTCTACAATGCTGCCGTAAGTGCTGGAATGCCTGTGGAAGTCCTCATGCAGATGATTCGGGCTTATTCTTTTGATGTGGATTTCCAGCGTGATATCCGTCATGGAGACAGTTTTGAAGTTCTTTTCAATGAACAACTTGATGAAGACGGAAACTTTATCAGGGGAGGAGATGTCCTCTATGCCAATCTGAATACACGGGGACGGACATTGCCCATTTATCGCTACGAAACTTCGGATGGCGAGGTGGACTTTTTCAACAGTAAGGGTGAATCCGTCCGTAAAACTCTGATGGTCACCCCCATTGACGGGGCAAGGCTCAGTTCAGGCTACGGCATGAGACGACACCCCATTCTGGGATACAGCAGGATGCACCAGGGGCTTGATTTTGCAGCGCCTACCGGTACACCTATCATGGCAGCAGGGGACGGAGTGGTTGAATTTGCAGGAAGAAGAGGAAATTACGGCAATCTGATAAGACTCAGGCATCCCAATGAGTATCAAACACTGTATGCTCATCTTAGCAGATTTGCTTCCGGCATCCGACAGGGGGCCAGAGTGACCCAGGGGCAAATTATCGGTTATGTAGGAACAACTGGTCTGTCTACAGGCCCACACTTACACTATGAAGTTCACCACAGAGGAAGCCATGTGAACCCAGCCACGGTGGATACACCTCCCGGACGAACTCTTGAAGGACAGGAGCTTGAAAAGTTTCTTGCAGCTAAAGAAAATATCCAGACCCTTTTTGCTTCTCTCGAAAAACGTGATAAGCTTGCCAGAGTTAATCAGGATGCTTTAAGCTCAAGATAA